The Cucumis melo cultivar AY chromosome 6, USDA_Cmelo_AY_1.0, whole genome shotgun sequence genome includes a region encoding these proteins:
- the LOC103483663 gene encoding calmodulin-like protein 11 has product MTEVLSEEQIVEFKEAFCLFDKDGDGCITIEELATVIRSLDQNPTEEELQDMIKEVDVDGNGTIEFAEFLNLMAKKIKETDAEEELKEAFKVFDKDQNGYISATELRHVMINLGEKLTDDEVEQMIKEADLDGDGQVNFEEFVKMMMAVG; this is encoded by the exons atgacGGAAGTACTGAGTGAAGAACAGATCGTGGAGTTTAAGGAAGCCTTTTGTCTGTTCGACAAGGACGGCGATG GGTGCATTACTATCGAGGAATTGGCGACGGTGATCCGATCGTTGGATCAGAATCCGACGGAGGAGGAGCTTCAGGATATGATCAAGGAAGTCGATGTCGACGGCAATGGAACTATCGAATTTGCTGAGTTTCTCAATTTAATGGCCAAGAAAATTAAG GAAACCGATGCCGAAGAAGAGCTGAAGGAGGCTTTCAAAGTGTTCGACAAAGATCAAAACGGATACATCTCAGCCACTGAG CTGAGGCACGTGATGATCAACCTCGGGGAGAAGCTGACAGATGATGAAGTGGAGCAAATGATCAAAGAGGCCGATCTTGACGGTGATGGTCAAGTCAACTTTGAAGAATTCGTCAAGATGATGATGGCCGTTGGATGA